The following are encoded together in the Microtus pennsylvanicus isolate mMicPen1 chromosome 8, mMicPen1.hap1, whole genome shotgun sequence genome:
- the Rsad2 gene encoding S-adenosylmethionine-dependent nucleotide dehydratase RSAD2, whose protein sequence is MGMLVPTALAAGLLSLFQQQLDSLWSGLAILFCWFRLALKWLGSGRGQPQPQVQTMPEETPEEPNDSQPTVPVSVNYHFTRQCNYKCGFCFHTAKTSFVMPLEEAKRGLLLLKQAGMEKINFSGGEPFLQDRGEYVGKLVRFCKEELALPSVSIVSNGSLIREKWFRDYGDYLDILAISCDSFNEDVNVLIGRGQGKKNHVENLQKLRKWCRDYKVAFKINSVINRFNVDEDMNEHIKALNPVRWKVFQCLLIEGENSGEAALREAERFLISNEEFEAFLERHQEVSCLVPESNQKMKDSYLILDEYMRFLNCTGGRKDPSKSILDVGVEEAIKFSGFDEKMFLKRGGKYVWSKADLKLDW, encoded by the exons ATGGGGATGCTCGTGCCCACTGCTCTCGCTGCCGGGCTGCTGAGCCTGTTCCAGCAGCAGCTGGACTCCCTCTGGAGTGGACTGGCCATTCTGTTCTGCTGGTTTAGACTAGCACTGAAATGGCTAGGTTCTGGAAGGGGACAACCACAGCCACAGGTCCAGACCATGCCCGAGGAGACGCCGGAAGAACCAAACGATTCTCAGCCTACAGTCCCCGTTAGCGTCAACTACCACTTCACCCGTCAGTGCAATTACAAGTGTGGGTTCTGCTTCCACACAGCCAAGACATCCTTCGTGATGCCCCTGGAGGAGGCCAAGCGAGGGCTGCTTCTGCTCAAACAGGCTG GTATGGAGAAGATCAACTTTTCAGGAGGAGAACCCTTTCTGCAGGACAGGGGTGAATATGTGGGTAAGCTCGTGAGATTCTGCAAGGAGGAGCTGGCCCTGCCCTCTGTGAGCATCGTGAGCAATGGCAGTCTCATCCGCGAGAAGTGGTTCAGGGACTATG GTGATTATCTGGACATTCTTGCCATCTCCTGTGACAGCTTCAATGAGGACGTTAATGTTCTCATTGGCCGGGGTCAGGGGAAAAAGAACCACGTGGAAAACCTTCAAAAACTGAGGAAATGGTGCCGAGACTACAAGGTGGCTTTCAAGATCAACTCTGTCATCAATCGCTTCAATGTTGATGAAGACATGAACGAACACATCAAGGCCCTGAACCCTGTCCGCTGGAAG GTCTTCCAGTGCCTCCTAATTGAGGGTGAGAACTCTGGAGAAGCTGCCCTGAGGGAAGCAGAACGATTTCTTATAAGCAATGAAGAATTTGAAGCATTCTTAGAGCGTCACCAAGAGGTGTCCTGTTTGGTGCCGGAATCTAACCAGAAG ATGAAAGACTCCTACCTTATTCTGGATGAATAT ATGCGCTTCCTGAACTGTACTGGTGGCCGGAAGGACCCTTCCAAGTCCATCCTAGATGTCGGGGTGGAAGAAGCGATAAAATTCAGTGGATTTGATGAGAAGATGTTCCTGAAGCGGGGAGGCAAGTATGTATGGAGCAAGGCTGACCTGAAGCTGGACTGGTGA